From the genome of Vicia villosa cultivar HV-30 ecotype Madison, WI linkage group LG2, Vvil1.0, whole genome shotgun sequence, one region includes:
- the LOC131645966 gene encoding uncharacterized protein LOC131645966, producing MRKFLVPRASIENVNVVQPEAEVEETPPNVANEFNPTEIVRDPGCRKQIHEYAIDIQDQVRRAYILKGPTQPDLAIFPRTQFGKSSRSKDAAYCFYCFLFKPPGRAEHFGYEVFNKDGFKDWKLASKGFKDHIGSHNSKHNSCMKHYDDYNNQRQSVTSIFARETRESEELYKIRLTCSLDCTRYLIAQGIAFRGHDESSTSLNKGNFREMVDWVKSNDEKVRDAFDRGPKNCTMTSGDIQKELATCCAHEVTKVIMEELGERQFSVLIDESRDISVKEQMAVMLRFLNDKGKVALKDALYGILDRHTLSISRIRGQGYDGASNMRGEFNGLQRKILDENPYAFYVHCYAHRLQLVVVFVASSCSSIHDFFEYISLIVTTTSASCKRRDALTEAQHQCILNRLESGETSQGKGLHQSSSLTRSGDTRWGSHYTTLIHLDEMWSSVLEVLSIVDEDGCGPSQAAGLIEKMESFKFDFILKFMLKLFGIINELSKILQTKDINIVLAMELVDDVKARLATLRENGWDDLFIDVQEFCVAQSIPVPNMDEEIPVRGRSRREGRTVTNLHHYRAEIFYVAIGKICVEMDHRFSEGSNIVLDYFSCLDPKNSFSKFDVDKLVRFADIYHADFSNDDRGTIREQLETYVHQVKRHASFTSCEDVQSLAMKMVQTEKHLVFLLVYKLIELALILPVSTASVERAFSAVKIIKSNLRNKINDVWFNDLMICYTE from the exons AGATTTAGCAATATTTCCTCGTACTCAATTTGGGAAGTCTTCAAGA TCGAAGGATGCAGCttattgtttttattgctttctctTTAAGCCGCCCGGGAGGGCCGAACACTTTGGTTATGAAGTCTTTAACAAAGACGGATTTAAAGATTGGAAGCTTGCATCTAAAGGCTTCAAAGATCATATTGGTAGTCATAATAGTAAGCACAACTCATGTATGAAGCACTATgatgattataataatcaaagacaAAGTGTGACAAGTATCTTTGCTAGAGAAACTAGGGAATCAGAAGAATTGTATAAGATTCGTTTGACTTGTTCTTTAGATTGTACTAGATATCTCATAGCACAAGGCATTGCTTTCCGTGGCCATGATGAAAGCTCTACTTCTCTAAACAAGGGCAATTTTAGAGAGATGGTGGATTGGGTAAAATCTAATGATGAAAAAGTGAGAGATGCTTTTGACCGTGGGCCAAAAAATTGCACAATGACTTCTGGTGACATTCAAAAGGAGCTTGCAACATGTTGTGCACATGAAGTTACCAAGGTCATTATGGAAGAGCTTGGTGAAAGACAATTCTCTGTGCTTATTGATGAATCGCGTGATATATCTGTCAAAGAACAAATGGCGGTGATGTTGAG GTTCTTGAATGACAAAGGAAAAGTT GCACTAAAGGATGCtctttatggtattcttgatcgTCACACATTATCTATTTCAAGGATACGAGGGCAAGGATATGATGGGGCTTCAAATATGAGAGGTGAATTTAATGGTTTGCAAAGAAAGATTCTAGATGAAAACCCTTATGCTTTCTATGTCCATTGCTATGCTCACCGTTTGCAATTGGTGGTTGTGTTTGTTGCTAGTAGTTGCTCATCTATTCATGATTTCTTTGAGTATATCTCCTTGATTGTAACCACAACAAGTGCATCTTGCAAGAGAAGGGATGCTTTGACAGAGGCACAACACCAATGTATTTTGAATAGGCTTGAGAGTGGTGAGACATCTCAAGGAAAGGGCTTGCACCAATCATCTAGTCTCACTAGATCTGGGGATACTAGATGGGGTTCACATTATACTACCTTGATTCATTTGGATGAGATGTGGTCCTCCGTGTTAGAggtgcttagtattgttgatgaagatggatgTGGACCATCTCAAGCAGCAGGTTTGAtagaaaaaatggagagctttaaatttgatttcattttgaagtttatgttaaagttgtttggtatcataaatgaactttcaaaaatcttgcaaacaaaagatattAATATTGTGCTTGCTATGGAATTAGTTGATGATGTTAAAGCTCGATTGGCTACATTGAGAGAGAATGGTTGGGATGATTTATTTATTGATGTCCAAGAATTTTGTGTTGCTCAAAGTATTCCGGTGCCAAACATGGATGAAGAAATACCGGTTCGGGGTCGTTCAAGAAGAGAAGGGAGGACTGTCACTAATCTTCACCATTACCGTGCAGAGATTTTTTATGTTGCTATTGGAAAAATATGTGTGGAGATGGATCACCGGTTTAGTGAAGGAAGTAACATTGTGCTGGATTACTTCTCATGTCTTGACCCCAAAAACTCtttttccaagtttgatgttgataagcTTGTTCGTTTTGCTGATATTTATCATGCAGACTTTTCTAATGATG atcgtgGAACAATAAGGGAGCAACTTGAGACTTATGTACATCAAGTGAAAAGGCATGCTTCATTTACTTcttgtgaagatgttcaaagtttggctatgaagatggttcaaactgagaaacaTTTGGTATTTCTATTGGTCTACAAACTCATTGAGTTGGCTTTGATATTGCCGGTGTCGACAGCATCCGtcgaaagagctttttcagcagtgaagattatcaagtctaatttgcgcaacaagatcaacgatgtgtggttcaatgacttgatgatatgttacaccgaatga